From a region of the Actinomadura luzonensis genome:
- a CDS encoding DUF6461 domain-containing protein: protein MDLILSRDQVSTEPGAIHGEWSVAVEPGGFQAVLAEPLTGLSRGCEVVTVGRHDYAEDSFVYAVDGEVVTRFAPHLPGTRWGSDPDRINELMRETGLPPEKLDKEAWEATWDDRFTNRISRAFLLAAKITGVVFTPSVLDEPLLVGAISQ, encoded by the coding sequence ATGGACTTGATCCTCTCAAGAGATCAAGTCTCCACCGAACCCGGGGCGATTCACGGTGAGTGGAGCGTGGCCGTCGAACCGGGAGGCTTCCAGGCGGTGCTGGCCGAGCCGCTGACCGGGCTGTCTCGGGGATGCGAGGTGGTTACCGTGGGACGGCACGATTATGCGGAGGACAGCTTCGTGTATGCGGTAGATGGCGAGGTCGTCACGAGGTTCGCGCCGCACCTGCCAGGCACTCGGTGGGGCAGTGACCCGGACCGGATCAACGAGCTCATGCGTGAAACCGGCTTGCCTCCGGAGAAGTTGGATAAAGAGGCATGGGAGGCGACCTGGGATGACAGGTTCACCAACAGGATCTCGCGTGCGTTCTTGCTGGCAGCCAAGATCACTGGCGTGGTGTTCACTCCCAGCGTCCTCGACGAGCCCCTACTTGTCGGGGCCATCAGTCAGTGA
- a CDS encoding IS3 family transposase, whose amino-acid sequence MAAFISSQKTEYDIDHITSCRALGVSQSWFYKWKNRIGRDTPTTRQQRRADLDAEITRCFNASGGTYGSPRITCDLHEAGWRVSENTVAARMAELGLVARKRRRPRSLTRQGRRPAAPDLVRRRFDAVAPDVLWCGDVTQIDTDEGKLYLATVEDLFSRRLLGYALSEHHDAALTCASLQMAVATRGGDVDGVIFHSDRGSEYTAARYQELCQRLGVVQSMGRVGCALDNAAAEAFNSTLKVEYVHRHRFRTRTEARLKIATWIADFYNTIRRHSANDDLPPITFERHMIEKRHASSALLRATVA is encoded by the coding sequence GTGGCGGCCTTCATCAGCTCCCAGAAGACCGAGTACGACATCGACCACATCACCTCCTGCCGGGCGCTGGGGGTGTCGCAGTCGTGGTTCTACAAGTGGAAGAACCGCATCGGCCGGGACACACCCACCACTCGCCAGCAGCGGCGAGCCGACCTGGACGCCGAGATCACCCGCTGTTTCAACGCCTCAGGCGGCACCTACGGCTCGCCGCGGATCACCTGTGACCTGCATGAGGCGGGCTGGCGGGTGTCGGAGAACACGGTCGCAGCAAGGATGGCCGAGCTCGGCCTGGTCGCCCGCAAGCGGCGCAGGCCGCGCTCGCTGACCCGGCAGGGCAGACGGCCGGCCGCCCCGGACCTGGTCCGCCGCCGGTTCGACGCGGTGGCGCCGGACGTGCTGTGGTGCGGCGACGTCACCCAGATCGACACCGACGAGGGCAAGCTGTATCTAGCCACCGTCGAGGACCTGTTCTCCCGCCGGCTGCTCGGCTATGCCCTGTCCGAACACCACGATGCCGCGCTGACCTGCGCCTCGCTGCAGATGGCGGTGGCCACCCGCGGCGGCGATGTGGACGGGGTGATCTTCCACTCCGATCGCGGCTCGGAATACACTGCGGCTCGCTACCAGGAGCTTTGCCAGCGCCTGGGCGTGGTGCAGTCCATGGGCCGGGTCGGCTGCGCGCTGGACAACGCCGCGGCTGAGGCGTTCAACAGCACACTGAAGGTTGAGTACGTGCACCGCCATCGCTTCCGCACCCGGACCGAGGCGCGCCTGAAGATCGCGACCTGGATTGCCGACTTCTACAACACCATTCGGCGGCATAGCGCCAACGACGACCTGCCGCCCATCACATTCGAACGTCACATGATCGAGAAGAGACACGCCTCATCGGCCCTGCTGAGGGCCACTGTGGCATAG
- a CDS encoding transposase, whose amino-acid sequence MTGVTRRRFDPEFRAGAVRIVKETAKPVAQVARDLGISPYTLHNWVQMDRLNEQYNGDGGKTLEESEQEELARLRREKAELVKQHAKERTAWEKERAELEDERDVLKRSVVLWVKEAMGR is encoded by the coding sequence GTGACAGGAGTCACGCGGCGGCGCTTTGATCCGGAGTTCCGGGCGGGCGCGGTGCGTATCGTGAAGGAAACCGCTAAGCCCGTGGCCCAGGTGGCGCGGGATCTGGGGATCAGCCCGTACACGTTGCACAATTGGGTGCAGATGGACCGGCTGAACGAGCAGTACAACGGCGACGGGGGCAAGACGCTGGAGGAGTCCGAGCAGGAGGAGCTGGCCCGGCTGCGGCGGGAGAAGGCCGAGCTGGTCAAGCAGCACGCCAAGGAGCGGACGGCGTGGGAGAAGGAACGCGCCGAGCTGGAAGATGAGCGTGATGTCCTCAAGCGTTCCGTGGTCTTGTGGGTCAAAGAGGCGATGGGCCGGTAA
- a CDS encoding tyrosine-type recombinase/integrase, with protein MELDELRQIRCTGSSWKPPKTTETVDPRIVVNPRQAQELLTAVTYIGRRGRGRRLTALFACMYYAALRPAEAIALRKEDCDLPKADWGRLLIDASRPKVNTQWTDTGDAHEERGLKHRGQDDVRPVPIPPTLVKILRDHIAEFGLGPNGRLFQSERGGVVASTAYTEVWQEARKLAFTPAQVASPLAKRPYDLRHAAVSLWLNAGVPAPEVAERAGHSVDVLLRVYAKCIDGQQEIANRRIDDALAA; from the coding sequence GTGGAGTTGGATGAGCTTCGGCAAATCCGCTGCACCGGATCAAGTTGGAAGCCGCCCAAGACCACCGAGACCGTGGATCCACGCATCGTGGTCAATCCTCGACAGGCGCAAGAGCTGCTGACCGCGGTGACCTACATAGGCAGGCGGGGACGCGGGAGGCGGCTCACGGCCTTGTTCGCGTGCATGTACTACGCCGCCCTCCGACCCGCCGAGGCCATTGCCCTGCGTAAGGAGGACTGCGATCTTCCGAAGGCGGACTGGGGACGCCTCCTTATCGACGCCTCCCGGCCGAAGGTCAACACACAGTGGACGGACACCGGCGATGCCCACGAGGAACGCGGACTCAAGCACCGCGGACAGGATGACGTCCGGCCCGTGCCCATCCCGCCGACCTTGGTCAAGATCCTCCGCGACCACATAGCCGAATTCGGGCTCGGTCCGAACGGCCGGCTCTTCCAGAGCGAGCGCGGCGGGGTGGTCGCCTCGACGGCCTACACAGAAGTCTGGCAGGAGGCCCGGAAGCTCGCCTTCACGCCTGCCCAGGTCGCCTCGCCGCTCGCCAAGCGCCCCTACGATCTCCGGCACGCGGCAGTCTCCCTTTGGCTCAACGCAGGCGTTCCGGCCCCGGAGGTAGCCGAGCGGGCGGGCCACAGCGTTGACGTCCTCCTCCGCGTCTACGCCAAGTGCATCGACGGCCAACAGGAGATCGCGAACCGACGAATAGACGACGCACTGGCGGCATGA
- the cas7e gene encoding type I-E CRISPR-associated protein Cas7/Cse4/CasC, producing MTTPRYLDVHILQTVPFANLNRDDLGSPKSLVYGGATRTRVSSQCWKRAVRLDVERAIGDPAVRTRRVPAEVAARLQDRGWSEEAAIAAGAQVVLSANKKDGLKLEDKGGTSVLLYLPRAALDALADLADEHRQAIEQTVGVKKPKAALPVDKVGELLSERNGVINLFGRMLAELPGAGVAGVVQVAHAFTTHEVAPEIDFFTAVDDCLPEDEVGSGHMNSAEFSAGVFYRYASLDLVGLRDNLGGDLAMAEELTKAFLTAFISSLPTGKQTASAANTLPDLVHVAVRADRPISFAAAFEAPVRAERGLAAPSREQLSHHAGRLEKLWNTTGIIDHAYACIDEKPLTGLGDPMDSYLQLIERAVTAAHGGAAA from the coding sequence GTGACCACCCCCCGATACCTCGACGTGCACATCCTCCAGACCGTGCCGTTCGCCAACCTCAACCGCGACGACCTCGGATCCCCCAAGAGCCTGGTTTACGGCGGCGCCACACGTACCCGCGTCTCCAGCCAGTGCTGGAAGCGCGCTGTCCGTCTGGACGTGGAACGAGCCATCGGCGACCCTGCCGTCCGTACGCGGCGTGTGCCGGCCGAGGTCGCCGCCCGGCTCCAGGACCGGGGCTGGTCCGAGGAGGCCGCCATCGCGGCCGGCGCCCAGGTGGTGCTGTCGGCGAACAAGAAAGACGGACTCAAGCTCGAGGACAAGGGCGGCACCTCCGTGCTGCTGTACCTGCCCAGGGCGGCGCTGGACGCGCTGGCAGACCTGGCCGACGAGCACCGGCAGGCCATCGAGCAGACGGTCGGCGTCAAGAAGCCCAAGGCCGCGCTGCCCGTGGACAAGGTCGGCGAGCTGCTGTCGGAGCGTAACGGCGTTATCAACCTGTTCGGCCGCATGTTGGCCGAACTTCCGGGCGCCGGCGTCGCGGGGGTCGTCCAAGTCGCGCACGCCTTCACCACGCACGAGGTGGCTCCGGAGATCGACTTCTTCACCGCGGTGGACGACTGCCTCCCCGAGGACGAGGTCGGCAGCGGGCACATGAACAGCGCCGAGTTCAGCGCGGGAGTCTTCTACCGCTACGCCAGCCTGGACCTCGTCGGACTGCGCGACAACCTGGGCGGTGACCTCGCCATGGCCGAAGAACTGACCAAGGCGTTCCTGACGGCGTTCATCTCCTCCCTCCCGACCGGGAAGCAGACGGCCTCGGCCGCCAACACCCTGCCTGACCTGGTTCACGTCGCCGTACGCGCTGACCGGCCGATCTCCTTCGCCGCTGCCTTCGAAGCACCGGTACGCGCTGAGCGCGGCCTCGCCGCTCCCTCACGCGAGCAGCTCAGCCACCACGCCGGCCGGCTGGAGAAACTGTGGAACACCACCGGAATCATCGACCACGCGTACGCATGCATCGATGAGAAGCCGCTGACGGGGCTCGGCGACCCCATGGACTCCTACCTCCAGCTCATCGAGCGGGCGGTGACCGCGGCGCACGGCGGAGCCGCGGCATGA
- a CDS encoding ISAs1 family transposase, whose product MPSSPIDVLTRHLEHVTITDPPADLPTLAELLDAIPDPRSRRGRRYRLGPLLAISLLAVLGGATSLTKIARFITGYDPDLRARAGLPGTVRLAASTLGRLLARLDGDAFDTATCTYLATLADCGPPTTDIQLPARTALSGLAVDGKTLRGSRTPDGVIHLLAATRHDTQTVVAQRQVEAKSNEIPAFTPLLSHLDLTGVVVTADALHTQHDHAHHVIAAGGHYLFIVKGNQPTLLHRLKALPWREAILNDRTDQTAHGRREIRRMKICTTRPHLPFPHAAQAIQIKRRRTDHRTGKTTIVTIYAITDLPPGRITHAQLAALIRGHWSIEALHHIRDVTYREDASRIRTGTAPRIMAGLRNLAIGLARLIGWTNIAAATDHYRSHPADALQLLGFIT is encoded by the coding sequence GTGCCATCATCCCCGATCGACGTGCTCACCCGCCACCTGGAGCACGTCACCATCACCGACCCACCGGCTGACCTGCCCACACTCGCCGAGCTCCTGGACGCCATCCCGGACCCGCGCAGCCGACGAGGCCGCCGCTACCGGCTCGGCCCGCTGCTGGCGATATCCCTGCTCGCCGTGCTCGGCGGCGCAACCTCCCTGACCAAGATCGCCCGATTCATCACCGGATACGACCCCGACCTGCGCGCCCGGGCCGGCCTGCCCGGCACCGTGCGCCTGGCCGCCAGCACCCTAGGACGGCTGCTCGCCCGGCTGGACGGCGACGCCTTCGACACGGCGACCTGCACCTACCTGGCCACACTCGCCGACTGCGGCCCGCCCACCACCGATATCCAACTCCCGGCCCGGACGGCGCTGTCCGGCCTGGCCGTGGACGGCAAGACCCTGCGTGGCAGCCGTACCCCGGACGGTGTCATCCATCTACTGGCCGCCACCCGCCACGACACCCAGACCGTCGTCGCCCAACGGCAGGTCGAGGCCAAGAGCAACGAGATCCCCGCCTTCACACCCCTGCTGTCCCACCTGGACCTGACCGGCGTGGTGGTCACCGCCGACGCCCTGCACACCCAGCACGACCACGCCCACCACGTCATCGCCGCCGGCGGCCACTACTTGTTCATCGTCAAGGGCAACCAGCCCACGCTCCTGCACCGGCTCAAGGCCCTGCCCTGGCGCGAAGCCATCCTCAACGACCGCACCGACCAGACCGCGCACGGCCGCCGCGAGATTCGCCGCATGAAGATCTGCACCACCCGCCCCCACCTGCCCTTCCCGCACGCCGCCCAGGCGATCCAGATCAAACGCCGCCGCACCGACCACCGCACCGGCAAAACCACCATCGTCACCATCTACGCCATCACCGACCTGCCACCAGGCCGGATCACCCACGCCCAACTCGCCGCACTCATCCGCGGCCACTGGAGCATCGAAGCCCTGCACCACATCCGCGACGTCACCTACCGCGAAGACGCCTCCCGCATCCGCACCGGCACCGCACCCCGCATCATGGCCGGCCTCCGCAACCTCGCCATCGGCCTGGCCCGCCTGATCGGCTGGACCAACATCGCCGCCGCCACCGACCACTACCGCAGCCACCCCGCCGACGCTCTTCAGCTACTCGGTTTCATCACATGA
- the cas5e gene encoding type I-E CRISPR-associated protein Cas5/CasD, which produces MSGLVLRLAGPLQSWGEHSVFAQRDTLRFPTRSGLIGLLASAEGFERGRSLTGYEGLRFTVRIDRPGVRLLDFHTIGGGMSRGVPRPDGTQRPQGTATMVTRRQYLSDAVFTVAVEGPDERLAEIAEALRQPRWQPYLGRRSCPPDQPLLLSSTAADPVADLRTRVPIARALRGSDQPEAEFVTESAEETADSVTELADVPESFSRCDRRYRTRAVSITTQAVADGLFVSGAAFWDCLVDYIGEEGAR; this is translated from the coding sequence ATGAGCGGTCTGGTGCTGCGGCTCGCCGGGCCGCTGCAGTCGTGGGGCGAGCACAGCGTCTTCGCCCAGCGCGACACGCTGCGCTTCCCGACCCGCTCGGGCCTCATCGGCCTCCTGGCCAGCGCCGAGGGTTTCGAACGCGGACGGTCCCTGACCGGTTACGAGGGTCTGCGGTTCACCGTCAGGATCGATCGTCCCGGCGTTCGTCTGCTGGATTTCCACACGATCGGCGGCGGCATGTCGCGTGGCGTGCCGCGGCCCGACGGCACCCAGCGACCACAGGGGACGGCCACCATGGTGACCCGGCGCCAGTACCTCTCGGACGCCGTCTTCACCGTGGCCGTCGAGGGACCGGACGAGCGGCTGGCCGAGATCGCAGAAGCGTTGCGGCAGCCGCGCTGGCAACCGTACCTGGGCAGACGCTCATGCCCGCCCGACCAGCCTCTGCTGCTGAGCAGCACTGCCGCTGACCCGGTGGCGGACCTGCGGACCCGAGTGCCCATAGCGCGAGCTCTTCGCGGATCTGATCAGCCGGAGGCGGAGTTCGTCACGGAGTCCGCCGAAGAGACGGCCGACTCCGTCACCGAATTGGCCGACGTTCCGGAGAGTTTCAGCCGTTGCGACCGGCGCTACCGGACCAGAGCAGTCAGCATCACCACGCAAGCCGTCGCTGATGGGCTGTTCGTCAGCGGTGCGGCGTTCTGGGACTGCCTCGTCGACTACATCGGCGAGGAGGGAGCACGATGA
- the cas6e gene encoding type I-E CRISPR-associated protein Cas6/Cse3/CasE: MTAWLMRILPDLTRRDVNNDLRDPDRLHKRLMLLVPDDIGDRARATAGVLFRVEETRQGTQLLVQSSMKPELERLPDGYGEISVRELGTLLGNLRAGLRVQYRIAANPSKRLGKSAGENAGKIQALRGPDAEEWWGAKAAGHGLAVATVQALSERDIRAKGSVRHAVVRFDGSGVVTDPDALRAAVLSGIGRGKSYGCGLLSLAVAR; the protein is encoded by the coding sequence ATGACCGCCTGGCTGATGCGCATCCTTCCCGACCTCACCCGCCGGGATGTCAACAACGACCTGCGCGACCCGGACCGGTTGCACAAGCGGCTGATGTTGCTCGTGCCGGACGACATCGGCGACCGGGCGCGTGCCACGGCGGGAGTGCTGTTCCGCGTCGAGGAAACCCGCCAGGGCACCCAACTGCTCGTGCAGAGCAGCATGAAGCCCGAGCTGGAACGGCTACCGGACGGCTACGGCGAGATCAGCGTGCGGGAACTGGGCACGCTGCTCGGCAACCTGCGCGCCGGCCTGCGGGTGCAGTACCGCATCGCCGCCAACCCGTCCAAGAGGCTGGGCAAGAGCGCGGGCGAGAACGCCGGGAAGATCCAAGCTCTGCGGGGCCCGGACGCCGAGGAGTGGTGGGGGGCCAAGGCGGCCGGCCACGGCCTGGCCGTCGCGACCGTCCAAGCTCTGTCCGAGCGCGACATCCGTGCGAAGGGCAGCGTCCGTCACGCGGTGGTTCGCTTCGACGGCAGCGGTGTGGTCACCGACCCTGACGCGCTGCGTGCGGCGGTGCTCAGTGGTATCGGCCGCGGGAAGAGCTACGGCTGCGGCCTGCTCAGCCTGGCTGTGGCCCGGTGA
- a CDS encoding IS3 family transposase (programmed frameshift), giving the protein MPGKSPYPAELRRRAVRMVAEVRPDYPTEWATINAVATKLGIGTAETLRTWVRQAQIDEGSRPGRTTDESAELKRLRRENAELRRANEILKAASGFLRGRARPAAHALVTFIDQHAGVFGVEPICRVLTEHGCPISTSTYYAAKRRPPSTRAVRDAELDAHIQRIHTANYGVYGARKVWQQLLREGHRVARCTVERRMRALGLHGARRGKKIRTTTPDPGHERAADRLQRDFTAQQPNATWVADFTHVTAWCGVVYVAFVVDIYSRAIVGWAASLTKHTTLVLDALDMALWRRERTGHPAGPGLVHHSDAGSQYTSFRFTTHLLAAGIDASIGTVGDALDNALMESHIGLYKTELIKPRGPWRSLAEVELATAEWVAWFNTTRLHSAIGHLPPEEFEAIYYAQHHPNEALAINR; this is encoded by the exons ATGCCTGGTAAGTCTCCCTATCCCGCCGAGCTGCGCCGCCGGGCGGTGCGGATGGTCGCCGAGGTGCGGCCGGATTACCCGACCGAGTGGGCCACGATCAACGCGGTGGCGACCAAGCTCGGCATCGGCACCGCGGAGACACTGCGTACCTGGGTCCGCCAGGCGCAGATCGATGAGGGCAGCCGGCCCGGCCGCACGACGGACGAGTCGGCCGAGCTGAAGCGGTTGCGCCGGGAGAACGCCGAACTGCGGCGGGCGAACGAGATCCTGAAGGCCGCATCGG GCTTTCTTCGCGGCCGAGCTCGACCGGCCGCACACGCACTCGTGACCTTCATCGACCAGCACGCCGGCGTGTTCGGTGTCGAGCCGATCTGCCGTGTCCTGACCGAGCACGGCTGCCCCATCTCCACCAGCACCTACTACGCCGCCAAGAGGCGCCCGCCCTCGACGCGGGCGGTGCGCGACGCCGAACTGGACGCCCACATCCAGCGCATCCACACCGCCAACTACGGCGTCTACGGCGCCCGCAAAGTCTGGCAGCAACTGCTGCGCGAGGGGCATCGGGTGGCCCGCTGCACCGTCGAGCGCCGGATGCGCGCACTCGGCCTGCACGGCGCCCGGCGGGGCAAGAAGATCCGCACCACCACGCCCGATCCCGGGCACGAGCGGGCGGCCGACCGGCTGCAGCGCGACTTCACCGCCCAGCAGCCGAACGCCACCTGGGTGGCCGACTTCACCCACGTGACGGCCTGGTGCGGGGTGGTCTACGTCGCGTTCGTCGTCGACATCTACTCCCGGGCGATCGTCGGCTGGGCCGCCTCGCTGACCAAGCACACCACGCTCGTGCTGGACGCCCTGGACATGGCCCTGTGGCGGCGTGAGCGCACCGGCCACCCGGCCGGGCCGGGACTGGTTCATCACTCGGACGCGGGCAGTCAATACACCTCTTTCCGGTTCACCACCCATCTGCTGGCGGCCGGCATCGACGCCTCCATCGGCACGGTCGGCGACGCGCTCGACAACGCCCTGATGGAATCGCATATCGGCCTCTACAAGACCGAGCTGATCAAGCCCCGGGGCCCGTGGCGCAGCCTGGCTGAGGTGGAACTGGCCACCGCTGAATGGGTGGCCTGGTTCAACACGACCCGCCTGCACTCAGCCATCGGACACCTCCCGCCCGAGGAGTTCGAGGCGATCTACTACGCTCAGCACCACCCCAACGAAGCCCTAGCAATCAACCGCTGA
- the cas1e gene encoding type I-E CRISPR-associated endonuclease Cas1e has translation MSANARRKLASPTLAMLPRVADSLSFLYAEAVRIVQDDTGVCAQVASRNGTDRVYLPTASLACILLGPGTSITQPAMATIARHGTSLVCVGAGGVRSYAGIVPSSLTTAWLEKQVRAWASDDLSLQVAVRMYEMRFGQSTAPPGATLAQLRGLEGQRIKALYRMMAIKYRLKRFTRNYDPDSWDDQDPVNKALSGANACMYGVVHAAVLALGCSPALGFIHSGTQMAFVYDVADLYKARVTIPMAFSLYSSQDPEREARRRLREEFRALKLMPQIVRDIQSLLDPDSSSGNDSGDRTTDLVHLWDPDAGALPAGVNYGYEFIDVPLE, from the coding sequence GTGAGCGCGAACGCGCGCCGCAAGCTGGCCTCGCCCACGCTGGCCATGCTGCCGCGGGTGGCCGACTCGCTCTCGTTCCTGTACGCCGAGGCGGTCCGTATCGTGCAGGACGACACGGGCGTCTGTGCTCAAGTCGCCTCCCGCAACGGGACCGATCGTGTCTACCTCCCGACCGCCTCCCTGGCGTGCATCCTGCTCGGCCCTGGGACGTCCATCACGCAGCCGGCCATGGCCACGATCGCCCGGCACGGGACCTCTCTGGTATGCGTCGGCGCCGGCGGCGTACGCAGCTACGCGGGCATCGTGCCGTCGTCGCTCACCACTGCCTGGCTAGAGAAGCAGGTCCGTGCATGGGCCAGTGACGACCTGAGCCTGCAAGTGGCGGTGCGCATGTACGAGATGCGGTTCGGCCAGTCAACAGCCCCTCCGGGCGCCACGCTTGCCCAGCTACGCGGCCTGGAAGGACAGCGGATCAAGGCGCTGTACCGGATGATGGCCATCAAATACCGGCTCAAGCGCTTCACCCGCAACTACGACCCCGACTCCTGGGACGACCAGGACCCCGTGAACAAAGCGCTGTCGGGAGCCAATGCCTGTATGTACGGCGTCGTTCACGCAGCCGTCCTGGCGCTGGGCTGCTCCCCAGCTCTTGGGTTCATCCACAGCGGCACCCAAATGGCGTTCGTCTACGACGTGGCCGACCTGTACAAGGCGCGCGTCACCATCCCGATGGCCTTCTCGCTGTACAGCTCGCAGGACCCTGAGCGAGAGGCACGTAGGCGGCTTCGTGAGGAGTTTCGAGCGCTCAAGCTCATGCCGCAGATCGTTCGCGATATCCAAAGCCTGCTGGACCCTGACAGCAGCAGCGGCAACGACTCCGGCGATCGGACAACGGACCTGGTCCACCTGTGGGACCCGGACGCCGGCGCGCTGCCCGCAGGGGTCAACTACGGATACGAGTTCATCGATGTTCCACTGGAGTGA
- the cas3 gene encoding CRISPR-associated helicase Cas3', which yields MSEQLPALLSSNPGLLLITAPMGEGKTETALHAGRLMGEAAHMPGYFIGLPTMATSDQMLRRVDEFRGRRVEGATSLTLLHGMAWLNSAYTAEGDEAQVVTGDPMATPWLRGSKRGLLANLSVGTIDQALMAVLRGRHNVLRMLGLAGKVLVIDEVHAYDAYMQGLLKVLLEWLGLLKVPVVLLSATLPVATGRRLAEAYLAGAGYKNNKVPQLTYPGWLYVSPTAAQSVPVKSRERRLHVDLHKVPLDARQRLRRTTTLRQVLHPLVQQGGCAAVICNTVAEAQRTYLDLRSWLGEQEGAVPALRLLH from the coding sequence GTGAGCGAGCAACTGCCGGCCCTGCTCAGCAGCAACCCCGGCCTGTTACTGATCACTGCGCCGATGGGCGAGGGCAAGACGGAGACCGCGCTGCACGCGGGACGTCTGATGGGCGAGGCAGCGCACATGCCTGGCTACTTCATCGGCCTCCCCACCATGGCGACCTCAGACCAGATGCTCCGGCGGGTGGATGAGTTCCGAGGCCGCCGCGTCGAAGGAGCCACCTCGCTGACGCTGTTGCACGGCATGGCCTGGCTGAACAGCGCATACACAGCCGAAGGCGACGAAGCCCAGGTGGTGACGGGCGATCCCATGGCGACCCCCTGGTTGCGCGGAAGCAAACGAGGACTTCTGGCGAATCTCTCGGTGGGGACCATCGACCAAGCGCTCATGGCCGTGCTACGCGGACGGCACAACGTGCTACGTATGCTCGGCTTGGCAGGCAAGGTGTTGGTGATCGATGAGGTCCACGCCTACGACGCCTACATGCAGGGCCTGCTCAAGGTCCTGCTGGAGTGGCTCGGGTTGTTGAAGGTGCCCGTTGTCCTCCTGTCAGCGACGCTGCCCGTGGCCACGGGCCGGCGCCTGGCGGAGGCGTACCTGGCCGGCGCCGGCTACAAGAACAACAAGGTGCCCCAGCTGACCTATCCGGGCTGGCTGTACGTCAGCCCGACCGCGGCGCAGTCCGTACCGGTCAAGAGCCGGGAGCGAAGGCTGCACGTCGATCTGCACAAGGTTCCGCTCGACGCGAGGCAGCGCCTGCGGCGAACGACGACATTGCGCCAGGTGTTGCACCCTCTTGTGCAGCAGGGCGGTTGTGCGGCCGTCATCTGCAACACGGTGGCGGAAGCGCAACGCACGTATCTGGACTTGAGGTCATGGCTCGGTGAACAGGAGGGTGCCGTCCCGGCGCTCCGCTTGTTGCACTAA
- the casB gene encoding type I-E CRISPR-associated protein Cse2/CasB, with amino-acid sequence MAVSLETADKYVTYIHKKVTAPGSRAALRRSLGRPVDDAATRRAHSVVAAWLPSERTRSAVENAYYGVAAMIAAQPRRRDEQADAEDVPPLVQDESANEPEAARKKTERPSVSLGATLGTAVRDKKLNRDTVEARLHLLCRQDVSGLHRKLPSVVRQLATKEIDPDWGRLLRDLSRWEHDRNLVTKRWLQDFYRRADAPEPPNADDQSESEDQ; translated from the coding sequence ATGGCGGTTTCGCTGGAGACAGCGGACAAGTACGTCACCTACATCCACAAGAAAGTCACCGCTCCCGGCAGCAGGGCGGCGTTGCGTCGGAGCCTGGGACGACCGGTGGACGATGCCGCGACCCGTCGAGCGCATTCTGTGGTCGCCGCGTGGCTGCCGTCGGAGCGAACGCGATCGGCTGTCGAGAACGCCTACTACGGAGTCGCGGCCATGATCGCGGCCCAGCCTCGCCGACGTGATGAGCAGGCGGACGCAGAGGACGTTCCTCCACTCGTCCAGGACGAGTCCGCGAACGAACCGGAAGCCGCGCGCAAGAAGACCGAACGTCCGTCCGTCAGCCTGGGAGCCACGCTCGGCACTGCCGTCCGCGACAAGAAGCTCAACCGCGACACCGTAGAAGCTCGGCTGCACCTGCTGTGCCGTCAGGACGTCTCCGGTCTTCACCGCAAGCTGCCCTCCGTGGTCCGTCAACTGGCGACCAAGGAGATCGACCCCGACTGGGGCCGGCTGCTGCGCGACCTCAGCCGGTGGGAGCACGATCGCAATCTGGTGACCAAGAGATGGCTCCAGGACTTCTACCGCCGCGCCGACGCGCCAGAGCCGCCCAACGCCGACGACCAATCCGAGAGCGAGGACCAGTGA